A single window of Eucalyptus grandis isolate ANBG69807.140 chromosome 1, ASM1654582v1, whole genome shotgun sequence DNA harbors:
- the LOC120288876 gene encoding non-specific lipid-transfer protein 1-like, with amino-acid sequence MVSLKLVCLALVVGLVVAMPLTESAITCGQVKSWVAPCLGYLRDGGKIPSACCSGIRSLNNAARTTHDRRTTCRCVQSAAGNIRGLNRGLVSALPGKCGVRVPYKISPSTDCSRVK; translated from the exons ATGGTGAGCCTCAAGCTGGTGTGCTTGGCTCTGGTGGTCGGTCTCGTGGTGGCCATGCCCCTCACCGAGTCAGCCATCACCTGTGGCCAGGTGAAGAGCTGGGTGGCCCCATGCCTCGGGTACCTGAGGGACGGCGGAAAGATCCCCTCAGCTTGCTGCAGCGGCATCAGGTCGCTCAATAATGCTGCCAGGACCACTCATGACCGCCGGACCACCTGCCGGTGCGTACAGTCCGCCGCCGGCAACATCCGGGGCCTCAACCGTGGCCTCGTGTCTGCGCTCCCAGGCAAATGCGGGGTCCGCGTCCCTTACAAGATCAGCCCCTCCACCGACTGCAGCAG GGTGAAATGA
- the LOC104432386 gene encoding non-specific lipid-transfer protein 1: protein MVSLKLVCLALVVGLVVAMPLTESAITCGQVTSWAAPCLGYLRASGKIPSACCSGIRSLNNAARTTHDRRTACRCVQSAAGNIRGLNLGLVSALPGKCGVRRPLQDQPLHRLQQGEMNVISWPRMRK from the exons ATGGTGAGCCTCAAGCTGGTGTGCTTGGCTCTGGTGGTCGGTCTCGTGGTGGCCATGCCCCTCACCGAGTCAGCCATCACCTGTGGCCAGGTGACGAGCTGGGCGGCCCCATGCCTCGGGTACCTGAGGGCCAGCGGAAAGATCCCCTCAGCTTGCTGCAGCGGCATCAGGTCGCTCAATAATGCTGCCAGGACCACTCATGACCGCCGGACCGCCTGCCGGTGCGTACAGTCCGCCGCCGGCAACATCCGGGGCCTCAACCTTGGCCTCGTGTCCGCGCTCCCAGGCAAATGCGGGGTCCGGCGTCCCTTACAAGATCAGCCCCTCCACCGACTGCAGCAG GGTGAAATGAATGTGATTTCGTGGCCGAGGATGAGGAAATAA
- the LOC104432383 gene encoding non-specific lipid-transfer protein 1-like encodes MASLKLVCLALVVGLMVAVPLTESAVTCGQVASCVAPCLGYLRAGGTIPSACCSGIRSLNNAARTTPDRQTACRCLQSAAGNIRGLNLGLVSALPGKCGVGVPYKISPSTDCSRVR; translated from the exons ATGGCAAGCCTCAAGCTGGTGTGCTTGGCCCTGGTGGTCGGCCTCATGGTGGCCGTGCCCCTCACCGAGTCAGCCGTCACCTGTGGCCAGGTGGCGAGCTGCGTGGCCCCATGCCTCGGGTACCTGAGGGCCGGCGGAACGATCCCCTCAGCTTGCTGCAGCGGCATCAGGTCGCTCAACAATGCTGCCAGGACCACTCCTGACCGCCAGACCGCCTGCCGGTGCCTGCAGTCCGCCGCCGGCAACATCCGGGGCCTCAACCTCGGCCTCGTGTCTGCGCTCCCAGGCAAATGCGGGGTCGGCGTCCCTTACAAGATCAGCCCCTCCACCGACTGCAGCAG GGTGAGATGA
- the LOC104432379 gene encoding pentatricopeptide repeat-containing protein At5g66520, with protein MPFRILAVPGKHPLRRFIRSFNAWARSIRKAAVSHPHRPHKAFELYSRMHRCNVPFDSFSVLYTVKSCTNLRDPRVIRQLHCHAVKLGFGAHVYVASSLLYAYVVVSFRDARVLFDEMPHRTTVSWNTMITGFAKAGDVEKARSVFAEIPRRDVPSWSAMIAGYVNYGSVVCGLVLFQEMMVKERLFPDQITVCSALTGCARIGSCGLLAGKSIHGFAVKNSWEMNVAIGTVLVDMYAKCGFFKQAVRIFDMMEEKNVMTWTALICGSAQHGFSEEALSLFEIMQKRGVKPNELTFTGVLTACANTGLVEEGRRYFNLIEEYGLELRIQHYGCMVDLLGKAGLLDEAYETIQNMKYEPNVIVWTAYLSACKTHNQFGMAERVIDQVLRMVKPENDGGIYTLICDIYVLSGKWDEAQRIRDLMTKESVRKVTGSSSVKS; from the coding sequence ATGCCATTTCGCATCCTCGCCGTGCCCGGAAAACACCCACTTCGCCGCTTCATCAGGAGCTTCAACGCATGGGCTCGTTCCATAAGGAAGGCCGCCGTCTCCCACCCGCACAGACCCCACAAGGCCTTCGAACTCTACTCCCGGATGCACCGCTGCAACGTCCCTTTCGACAGCTTCTCGGTTCTGTACACGGTCAAGTCTTGCACGAACTTGCGCGACCCAAGAGTCATACGTCAGCTCCATTGCCATGCCGTTAAGCTCGGCTTCGGTGCCCACGTTTACGTCGCCTCGTCGCTGTTGTATGCGTACGTTGTCGTGTCTTTCCGGGATGCTCGCGtgctgttcgacgaaatgcctcACAGAACCACGGTGAGTTGGAATACTATGATTACTGGGTTCGCGAAGGCGGGTGACGTGGAGAAGGCGCGTTCGGTTTTCGCTGAAATTCCTAGGAGGGATGTGCCTTCGTGGTCTGCCATGATTGCGGGGTATGTGAATTACGGCAGTGTGGTTTGTGGATTAGTGCTGTTTCAGGAAATGATGGTGAAGGAGAGACTGTTTCCCGACCAAATTACAGTCTGTTCCGCTTTGACTGGGTGTGCTCGGATTGGTTCCTGCGGTTTGTTGGCCGGGAAATCAATTCATGGTTTTGCGGTGAAGAATTCGTGGGAGATGAATGTTGCGATTGGGACTGTTTTGGTCGATATGTATGCCAAGTGTGGATTCTTCAAGCAGGCTGTCCGCATATTTGACATGATGGAGGAGAAGAACGTCATGACTTGGACGGCTTTAATTTGTGGGTCGGCGCAACATGGTTTCAGTGAGGAAGCACTATCATTGTTTGAGATAATGCAAAAGAGAGGTGTGAAGCCAAACGAATTGACTTTCACTGGGGTTTTGACCGCTTGTGCCAATACAGGCTTAGTAGAGGAGGGACGCAGATACTTCAATTTGATCGAGGAATATGGCTTGGAGTTGAGAATTCAGCATTATGGATGCATGGTTGATTTACTTGGTAAGGCGGGATTGCTAGATGAGGCATACGAGACAATTCAGAACATGAAATATGAACCCAATGTAATTGTTTGGACTGCCTACTTGTCAGCTTGCAAGACACATAACCAATTTGGGATGGCTGAACGAGTAATTGACCAGGTTTTGAGGATGGTGAAGCCGGAGAATGATGGAGGCATTTACACACTCATATGCGATATCTATGTCTTGAGCGGGAAGTGGGATGAAGCACAAAGGATAAGAGATTTAATGACCAAAGAAAGTGTGAGAAAGGTCACTGGATCTAGTTCTGTCAAAAGCTAA